The following coding sequences lie in one Dehalococcoidia bacterium genomic window:
- a CDS encoding Hsp20/alpha crystallin family protein gives MTLAYSIFNDPAFVTLDYLAKRMLSSFGEGARAEIQSVPVNVWEDHDNFYVQALVPGLAPEQLNLTCHNSTIRISGELAPFERENARPVWCEYGPSRFQREITLSAEIDPNGIEARLENGVLWITAPKTAAARTRVIPLTVGQPQKQLVAA, from the coding sequence ATGACGCTGGCATACTCGATCTTTAATGATCCCGCGTTTGTGACGCTGGATTATCTTGCCAAGCGCATGCTGTCGTCCTTTGGTGAGGGGGCGCGTGCGGAGATTCAGTCAGTTCCGGTAAATGTGTGGGAAGACCACGATAACTTCTATGTTCAGGCGCTGGTGCCGGGTCTGGCGCCGGAGCAGCTGAACTTGACCTGCCATAACTCGACGATCCGGATCAGCGGCGAGCTTGCCCCGTTCGAACGGGAGAATGCTCGTCCGGTCTGGTGCGAGTATGGGCCGAGCCGGTTCCAACGCGAGATCACGCTGAGCGCTGAGATCGATCCGAATGGGATCGAGGCGAGGCTGGAGAACGGCGTCCTCTGGATCACTGCGCCGAAGACAGCGGCGGCGCGGACGCGAGTGATCCCCCTGACGGTGGGGCAGCCGCAGAAGCAATTGGTCGCCGCATAG
- a CDS encoding alpha/beta hydrolase, with protein sequence MSAVRRLYIDGRYGQLHLRIARPPAGVTPKRPLVCFHLSPGSGRMYTAFLEEMGNDRIAVAPDTPGFGESDPPPAPPTIHDYALAMIEVIDALGLEQVDLMGYHTGSKIAVETALTAPERVAHLVLVSAPIYTDEELARQRQTMGKPEPLAEDGSHLVRRWKAIYEWRGPGMTLEMVQREVAESLRGGERSWWGHRAAFDYHHADNLPKVEQPVLVLCPNDDLVEPTRRAAAYIRNGRLLELPEMGHGMLTLHAPAIAAIVRDFLDQER encoded by the coding sequence ATGAGCGCGGTGCGTCGGCTGTATATCGACGGTCGCTATGGGCAGCTTCATCTGCGGATCGCCCGGCCGCCCGCGGGCGTCACTCCCAAGCGCCCTCTTGTCTGTTTTCATCTCTCGCCCGGGTCAGGACGGATGTACACCGCCTTTCTCGAAGAGATGGGAAACGACCGGATTGCGGTCGCTCCCGATACGCCCGGCTTCGGCGAGTCGGACCCCCCTCCTGCGCCGCCAACAATTCATGACTATGCGCTCGCCATGATCGAGGTGATAGACGCGCTCGGCCTCGAGCAGGTTGACCTGATGGGCTATCACACCGGCTCGAAGATCGCGGTCGAAACAGCGTTGACGGCGCCGGAACGCGTTGCCCATCTGGTGCTCGTTTCAGCGCCGATCTATACCGACGAGGAGCTCGCCCGCCAGCGGCAGACGATGGGCAAGCCGGAGCCGCTGGCGGAGGATGGGTCGCATCTCGTCCGGCGCTGGAAGGCGATTTACGAGTGGCGCGGGCCGGGGATGACCCTGGAGATGGTGCAGCGCGAGGTCGCGGAGAGCTTGCGCGGCGGCGAACGGAGCTGGTGGGGGCATCGCGCCGCCTTCGACTATCACCACGCCGACAACCTGCCGAAGGTCGAGCAGCCGGTGCTCGTGCTCTGTCCGAATGATGACCTCGTCGAGCCGACCCGCCGTGCCGCAGCCTACATTCGGAACGGCCGGCTGCTCGAACTGCCGGAGATGGGGCATGGGATGCTCACCCTGCACGCTCCGGCGATCGCGGCGATCGTCCGCGACTTCCTCGACCAGGAGCGGTGA
- a CDS encoding alpha/beta hydrolase, giving the protein MATLLKHYAHAGERRVHYRRAGDGPPLVMIHASPGSSWSLEPLIARLSERYTVIAPDTPGYGESSPLEAEEPTIGDFAEALAETLDALGVSRCNLFGSHTGTKIALEFAIRYPHRVRRLVLDGVGAYPPETVQWLLDNYTPFFIPVSDGSHLVQQWTMRRDMTLFWPWFNRTPEGRLLRGVPSDEVLHDHFVDMLRAGNHYRKGYRAAFRYDAVAALQKVTVPTALFTRAHDPLRRYLDRVGRLPDTVLNEIVDDGEDGAFAAKIVEFLGGEETLPPPPPPPPVPFLVSEVRRDYALTSVGQVLMRKSGEGPERPLVILHASPGSSLSMEPLLLRFGLDRPVVTFDNPCNGDSAPLPGTPEIGDLADVLLEAIDQLGWPEYDLLGSHTGAMIAIDIAIKRPAQVKHLILDGITLYDPEKTKWLIENYPIPLRLSSYGDHLIWAWNQLRDMQLFYPYFDRTAASARRAGLADPEAMHRSFVEFIKGGKTYHKSYRAAFAYPTRERLPLIQAPTMHCASPTDPLRVFLEEGKRLTPNAVAYVTHPRSTPEGFSHAVSLWRTFLADLPLPEEGRVA; this is encoded by the coding sequence ATGGCCACACTCCTGAAGCACTATGCCCACGCAGGCGAGCGGCGGGTTCACTATCGGCGCGCGGGCGACGGCCCGCCCTTGGTGATGATCCATGCCTCGCCGGGGAGCTCTTGGTCGCTGGAGCCGTTAATTGCTCGTTTGAGCGAGCGCTACACCGTCATCGCTCCCGACACCCCCGGCTACGGAGAGTCGTCGCCGCTCGAAGCAGAGGAGCCGACGATCGGCGATTTCGCCGAAGCGCTCGCCGAAACGCTCGACGCCCTCGGCGTGAGCCGCTGTAACCTGTTTGGCTCGCATACGGGAACGAAGATCGCCTTAGAGTTCGCGATCCGCTATCCCCATCGCGTGCGCCGGCTCGTCCTCGACGGCGTCGGCGCCTACCCGCCCGAGACGGTCCAATGGCTGCTCGACAATTACACGCCATTCTTCATTCCTGTTTCGGATGGCAGCCACCTCGTGCAGCAGTGGACGATGCGGCGGGATATGACGCTCTTCTGGCCGTGGTTTAACCGAACGCCGGAGGGGCGGCTGCTGCGCGGCGTGCCCTCGGATGAGGTGCTGCACGACCACTTCGTCGATATGCTGCGGGCGGGAAATCACTACCGGAAAGGGTATCGCGCAGCGTTCCGATACGATGCGGTCGCTGCTCTTCAGAAAGTGACGGTTCCGACGGCGCTGTTTACGCGCGCTCACGACCCGTTGCGGAGGTATCTCGATCGCGTTGGCAGGCTGCCGGACACCGTGTTGAACGAGATTGTCGACGACGGCGAGGACGGCGCGTTCGCGGCCAAGATCGTCGAGTTCCTTGGCGGGGAGGAGACGCTGCCGCCGCCCCCGCCGCCGCCGCCCGTGCCGTTCCTCGTGAGCGAGGTGCGCCGCGACTATGCGCTGACCTCGGTCGGCCAAGTGCTGATGCGCAAAAGCGGCGAGGGCCCGGAACGCCCCCTTGTCATCCTCCATGCTTCGCCCGGCTCAAGCCTAAGCATGGAGCCGCTGCTGCTCCGCTTTGGCCTGGACCGCCCGGTGGTCACGTTTGACAACCCCTGCAATGGCGACTCGGCGCCGCTCCCCGGCACGCCGGAGATCGGCGACCTTGCCGACGTGCTTCTAGAAGCCATCGATCAGCTTGGCTGGCCGGAGTATGACCTCCTTGGTTCCCATACAGGCGCCATGATCGCCATCGACATCGCCATCAAGCGGCCTGCTCAGGTCAAGCATCTGATCTTGGACGGCATCACGCTCTACGACCCAGAGAAAACGAAGTGGCTGATCGAGAACTATCCGATCCCGCTCCGGCTCAGTTCCTACGGCGATCATCTCATCTGGGCATGGAACCAGCTGCGCGACATGCAGCTCTTCTACCCTTACTTTGACCGGACAGCGGCGAGCGCGCGGCGGGCCGGGCTGGCAGACCCCGAGGCGATGCACCGGAGCTTCGTCGAGTTCATCAAGGGCGGGAAAACGTACCATAAATCCTACCGGGCGGCATTCGCCTACCCTACCCGGGAGCGGTTGCCGCTGATCCAGGCGCCGACTATGCATTGCGCAAGCCCGACCGACCCGCTGCGGGTTTTCCTCGAAGAGGGGAAACGCCTGACGCCGAACGCCGTCGCGTATGTAACCCATCCTCGCTCGACGCCGGAGGGCTTTTCCCATGCGGTCTCTCTCTGGCGCACCTTCCTTGCGGACTTGCCGCTCCCGGAGGAAGGACGCGTAGCATGA